In one window of Reinekea forsetii DNA:
- a CDS encoding sugar phosphate isomerase/epimerase family protein: MKIALDPFMHRHLSLEQLPSKVAELGYDWMELSPRGDFLEWFKAPRVFPDRLRSFKKALSSANVGVASLLPMYRWASNDEVERSAAVRHWKRAIEIAVELGVDTLNSEFGRGPHPDKGSCYSCHTGSLMETCEDAWWRSMEELVPVLEREGINLHIEPHPEDWVETLQPSVDLIRTVNSANVKFLYCTPHTFYFGDDTVAMLRECADVLAHVHIADTFNHKASSGLRYIINPPGSTARVHQHLNMGQGEVPWDDFYRTLAEIGFDGIMTACVFAWEEKADQSGRFMRSEMQRYIDKYAQ, encoded by the coding sequence ATGAAAATTGCCCTTGATCCCTTTATGCACCGACACCTGAGCCTCGAACAGTTGCCATCGAAAGTCGCCGAACTGGGTTATGACTGGATGGAGCTGAGCCCGCGCGGCGATTTTTTGGAATGGTTTAAGGCCCCGAGGGTCTTTCCGGACCGGCTGCGGTCCTTTAAAAAGGCCTTGTCCTCGGCCAATGTCGGCGTTGCTTCACTGCTGCCGATGTACCGCTGGGCATCCAATGATGAGGTCGAGCGCAGTGCCGCAGTGCGGCATTGGAAGCGCGCGATCGAGATCGCCGTGGAACTGGGCGTGGACACCTTGAATTCGGAATTCGGTCGCGGTCCGCACCCGGATAAGGGCAGCTGTTACAGCTGCCACACCGGATCGTTGATGGAAACCTGTGAAGATGCTTGGTGGCGTTCGATGGAAGAGCTGGTGCCGGTGCTGGAGCGCGAGGGCATTAACCTGCACATCGAACCGCACCCGGAAGACTGGGTCGAAACTCTGCAGCCCTCGGTTGATCTGATTCGCACCGTCAACTCGGCCAATGTGAAGTTCCTTTACTGCACGCCGCATACCTTTTATTTCGGCGATGACACCGTTGCCATGCTGCGCGAGTGTGCCGATGTGTTGGCCCATGTGCACATTGCCGATACCTTTAACCATAAGGCCAGTTCCGGTTTGCGTTACATCATCAATCCGCCCGGTTCAACGGCACGGGTGCACCAGCATCTGAACATGGGTCAGGGCGAGGTGCCTTGGGACGACTTCTATCGCACGCTGGCCGAAATCGGCTTCGACGGCATTATGACCGCCTGCGTCTTTGCCTGGGAAGAAAAGGCCGATCAAAGCGGCCGTTTTATGCGCAGCGAAATGCAGCGTTACATCGATAAGTACGCCCAGTAG
- a CDS encoding Gfo/Idh/MocA family protein, whose product MINGEKTTGQALRWGMVGGGRTGQVGYKHRTGAQRDGTYQLLAGAFDLDAEQGRDFGRNLGVAEERCYATYQELIASESQRADGVEVVSVATPNFSHYEITRALLQAGIHVVCEKPLFFTVAECVEIKKLAEEKGLIVGVTYGFTGHPLVHQMAAMVAKGMLGDIRLIDLQYTHGFNAGDDSDASEAVKWRTNPKTSGPTFVLGDIGTHLYYLSEVVLPELKIEKLLCDRKSFIASREPLEDHATVLMHYHNGARGRLWVTSVNAGNMGSQRYRFVGSKASVEWSDAHPDQLSYEIQGEPIRILHHGMPYLEAESLALDRMGALHTEGLGDSWANIYLWIAQAIRAQQRADQVFLAGHHCPGIDAGTEGVRWLENCVRSADADASWVEYT is encoded by the coding sequence ATGATTAACGGCGAAAAAACAACGGGCCAAGCCCTGCGTTGGGGCATGGTCGGAGGCGGTCGGACCGGGCAGGTGGGTTATAAACATCGCACCGGCGCCCAGCGCGATGGCACCTATCAGTTGCTGGCGGGCGCCTTTGATCTGGATGCGGAACAGGGGCGTGATTTTGGCCGCAACCTTGGCGTGGCAGAGGAGCGCTGTTATGCGACCTACCAGGAACTGATTGCATCCGAATCGCAACGCGCGGATGGCGTGGAGGTAGTCTCGGTAGCAACCCCGAATTTCAGCCATTATGAAATCACCCGGGCATTGCTGCAGGCCGGCATTCATGTGGTCTGCGAAAAGCCCCTGTTTTTTACCGTGGCCGAATGCGTGGAGATTAAAAAGTTGGCCGAGGAGAAAGGCCTGATCGTCGGCGTGACCTATGGCTTCACCGGTCATCCGCTGGTGCATCAGATGGCCGCTATGGTGGCCAAAGGCATGTTGGGTGATATCCGGTTGATCGATCTGCAATACACCCATGGCTTCAATGCCGGGGACGATAGCGATGCTTCCGAGGCCGTGAAATGGCGCACCAATCCAAAAACCTCCGGTCCGACCTTCGTCTTGGGCGATATTGGCACCCATCTGTATTACCTCAGCGAAGTGGTCTTGCCGGAACTCAAGATTGAAAAGCTGCTCTGCGACCGGAAGTCCTTTATTGCCAGTCGAGAACCGTTGGAAGATCACGCCACGGTGCTGATGCATTACCACAACGGTGCCCGCGGACGCCTATGGGTCACGTCGGTCAATGCCGGCAACATGGGCTCGCAGCGCTATCGGTTTGTGGGCTCGAAGGCGTCAGTGGAATGGTCCGATGCCCACCCCGATCAATTGTCTTATGAGATCCAGGGTGAACCCATTCGCATCTTGCATCACGGCATGCCCTACCTAGAAGCGGAAAGCCTCGCCCTCGATCGCATGGGTGCTTTGCACACCGAAGGCCTGGGTGACAGCTGGGCTAATATTTATCTGTGGATTGCCCAGGCCATTCGAGCGCAGCAACGCGCTGATCAGGTCTTTTTGGCTGGGCATCACTGTCCCGGTATCGACGCTGGAACCGAAGGGGTGCGTTGGTTGGAGAATTGCGTGCGCTCGGCCGATGCCGACGCCAGCTGGGTTGAATATACATAA
- a CDS encoding sugar phosphate isomerase/epimerase family protein: MRLSICTDAMSDLSFTDMLDKCVKLGVEGLEMTGGGWSRAPHFRADELLKDKGLLNRKLKEIAARGLEIAALNCSANALDPGLMGQRHRLEMEQTIRLAGDIGVKKIVTMSGLPEAAPGDSVPNWLVYTKSWPDEMPERDRYQWQDRAFPLWHELVKLATEVGVEKIALENFSAMLVWNPETLFRLRNEVGPMVGMNLDPSHLFWMGADPIAGARALGDAIHHVHGKDTRIERGMADVNGLLELRDVTDVANRAWNYVAVGAGHDLQWWKEFFSVVGMQGYNDWVSLEMEDFTMSTNAGIQSSIDALQASILR; the protein is encoded by the coding sequence ATGAGATTATCAATTTGTACCGATGCGATGTCCGATTTGTCCTTTACCGATATGCTCGATAAATGCGTCAAGTTGGGTGTTGAAGGACTGGAAATGACTGGCGGAGGTTGGTCGCGCGCGCCGCACTTTCGCGCCGATGAACTGCTCAAAGACAAGGGTCTGTTAAATCGTAAGCTGAAGGAAATTGCGGCGCGCGGCTTGGAAATTGCGGCGCTGAACTGTTCTGCTAATGCGCTTGACCCCGGCCTAATGGGTCAACGTCATCGGCTCGAAATGGAACAAACCATTCGCCTGGCGGGTGACATTGGGGTGAAAAAAATTGTCACCATGTCCGGCCTGCCGGAGGCCGCGCCCGGCGACTCGGTGCCCAACTGGCTGGTTTACACCAAAAGCTGGCCGGACGAGATGCCCGAGCGGGACCGCTATCAATGGCAAGATCGAGCCTTTCCACTCTGGCATGAACTGGTCAAACTCGCGACCGAGGTGGGCGTGGAAAAAATCGCCCTGGAAAACTTCTCGGCCATGCTGGTCTGGAATCCAGAAACCCTGTTCAGGTTGCGCAACGAGGTGGGTCCGATGGTGGGTATGAACCTGGATCCGAGCCATCTGTTCTGGATGGGTGCGGACCCGATTGCCGGGGCCCGAGCCTTGGGTGATGCCATCCACCATGTGCACGGCAAGGATACCCGGATTGAGCGGGGTATGGCCGATGTCAATGGCTTGCTGGAGTTGCGCGACGTCACCGACGTGGCCAATCGAGCCTGGAATTATGTCGCTGTCGGGGCTGGACATGATCTGCAGTGGTGGAAGGAGTTTTTCTCTGTGGTCGGGATGCAGGGCTACAACGATTGGGTCTCGCTAGAAATGGAAGATTTCACAATGTCGACCAATGCCGGCATCCAGTCGTCTATCGACGCTTTGCAGGCGAGCATCCTCAGGTAA
- a CDS encoding TIM barrel protein: MKQSPSSPMTLTCAPCCWGVDDVNNPHLPAWRQVLTEAAQAGFGGLELGPYGYMPRDVDLLTAELRHSGLFIVAGTIFDDLVSLGNRQNLLEQTDAICALIRQLPTPPASPGQRYGGPYLTVMDWGHDERDFNAGHSARAPRLAPEQWHNMVSNIRAIAALAQDKYAIRTVIHPHAGGYIEFADELHRIVSDIDNDTAGLCLDTGHLMYAGMDPVATLQRYWSRVDYIHFKDINQTIFQQVLGKSIRFFDACAEGVMCPIGQGNIDYPAIHTLLREKAYAGFITIEQERDPRNTASVLDDLTWSKNYLAKIGF; the protein is encoded by the coding sequence ATGAAGCAATCACCAAGCAGCCCCATGACACTGACCTGTGCCCCCTGTTGCTGGGGCGTCGATGATGTCAACAATCCGCATCTGCCGGCCTGGCGTCAAGTCTTGACCGAGGCAGCGCAAGCCGGTTTTGGCGGATTGGAATTGGGACCCTATGGTTATATGCCCCGGGACGTCGATTTGCTCACCGCAGAGCTTCGGCACAGCGGTCTGTTTATTGTCGCGGGGACAATCTTCGATGATTTGGTCAGTCTCGGCAATCGACAGAATTTGCTCGAGCAAACGGATGCGATTTGCGCGCTCATCCGTCAATTGCCCACGCCGCCGGCCAGCCCGGGTCAGCGTTACGGCGGACCTTATTTGACCGTAATGGATTGGGGGCATGATGAACGTGACTTTAATGCCGGCCATAGCGCCCGAGCGCCGCGCTTAGCGCCGGAGCAGTGGCATAACATGGTCAGTAATATTCGCGCCATCGCTGCCTTGGCGCAAGACAAATACGCAATCCGCACCGTTATACATCCACATGCGGGTGGTTACATCGAATTTGCCGATGAGTTGCACCGCATTGTCAGTGATATCGACAATGACACGGCGGGATTGTGCCTGGACACCGGCCATCTGATGTACGCCGGGATGGATCCGGTTGCGACCTTGCAACGCTATTGGTCTCGGGTCGATTACATCCACTTCAAGGACATCAATCAGACTATTTTTCAACAGGTCCTGGGCAAATCTATACGTTTTTTCGATGCCTGCGCTGAAGGGGTGATGTGTCCAATCGGGCAAGGCAATATTGACTATCCGGCGATTCACACCTTGCTGCGGGAAAAGGCTTATGCGGGCTTTATCACCATTGAACAGGAGCGCGATCCGCGTAACACGGCCTCGGTGCTGGACGATCTCACTTGGTCAAAAAACTACCTGGCCAAGATAGGCTTTTAG
- a CDS encoding cold-shock protein: MSNKTTGTVKWFNETKGFGFIEQENGPDVFAHFSAIEGSGFKTLAEGQKVEFVVTQGQKGPQAENITAI; this comes from the coding sequence ATGTCTAACAAAACTACTGGCACAGTTAAATGGTTCAACGAAACTAAAGGTTTTGGTTTCATCGAGCAAGAAAATGGCCCAGACGTTTTCGCACACTTCAGCGCTATTGAAGGTTCAGGTTTCAAGACTTTGGCTGAAGGCCAGAAAGTTGAGTTCGTAGTAACTCAAGGCCAGAAAGGCCCACAAGCAGAAAACATCACTGCTATCTAA
- a CDS encoding TIGR03862 family flavoprotein: protein MSVAQSAVQAIVIGAGPAGLMAAEQLVQAGMSVAVYDAMPSVGRKLLRAGIGGLNLTHAENKADFISRFGQQTEKVEAWLQEFDADALRSWAADLGIETFVGSSGRVFPTAKKAAPLLRAWLHRLRVGGAQFHVRHRWTGWDDQGRLLFSHADGPLAVTAPVIIYAFGGGSWARLGSDGQWRSQFTQRGIQCAPFRPSNGGFRYDWSDGFRADQAGQPLKSVALSVTSVEGIGWRKKGDAVIAGEGLEGSLIYAASAAIRDQIEQQGSCTVYWDLFPDQSAAHLAQVLSRRRAGDSLSNVLRRQLKLTGVKLALLKELSSKEQMGRIDELPRLLKALPHHLTACRDIDEAISTAGGVEFAELTEGLMLRQLPGQFCVGEMLDWEAPTGGYLLTACYASGVVAGRAARDYLRQQSLPSIIP, encoded by the coding sequence ATGAGCGTGGCCCAGTCTGCAGTCCAGGCCATCGTTATAGGCGCCGGTCCGGCGGGTTTGATGGCCGCCGAACAATTGGTCCAGGCTGGCATGTCGGTGGCCGTTTACGATGCGATGCCCTCGGTCGGCCGCAAGTTATTGCGGGCGGGCATCGGTGGGCTGAATCTTACCCATGCTGAAAATAAAGCCGATTTCATAAGTCGTTTCGGCCAGCAGACCGAAAAGGTCGAGGCCTGGTTGCAGGAATTCGACGCCGACGCGCTGCGTTCTTGGGCCGCCGACCTGGGCATAGAGACCTTTGTCGGCAGTTCTGGCCGAGTTTTCCCAACCGCTAAGAAGGCTGCACCGCTATTGCGTGCCTGGCTGCATCGACTGCGTGTTGGCGGGGCACAATTTCATGTGCGCCACCGCTGGACCGGCTGGGATGATCAGGGCCGACTGCTGTTTAGCCACGCGGATGGCCCATTAGCGGTCACGGCGCCGGTGATTATTTACGCCTTTGGTGGCGGCAGTTGGGCGCGCCTTGGCTCAGATGGCCAATGGCGCAGTCAGTTTACCCAACGGGGCATCCAATGTGCGCCGTTCCGGCCCAGTAACGGCGGCTTCCGTTACGACTGGAGCGACGGCTTTCGCGCCGATCAAGCGGGCCAGCCGTTGAAGTCGGTGGCCCTATCGGTCACCTCGGTCGAGGGCATCGGTTGGCGCAAAAAGGGCGATGCGGTTATTGCCGGGGAAGGTCTGGAGGGCAGTCTTATCTATGCGGCGTCCGCAGCCATCCGTGACCAGATTGAGCAGCAGGGCAGTTGTACTGTTTACTGGGATTTGTTTCCCGACCAGAGCGCGGCGCATTTGGCCCAGGTGCTCAGTCGTCGCCGAGCGGGTGACTCGCTGAGCAATGTTTTGCGTCGGCAACTCAAACTGACGGGTGTAAAGCTAGCGCTATTGAAAGAGCTCAGCAGTAAAGAGCAAATGGGCCGAATAGATGAGCTGCCGAGACTACTCAAGGCGCTCCCGCATCATTTAACCGCCTGTCGAGATATCGATGAGGCAATCAGTACCGCCGGCGGGGTTGAGTTCGCTGAACTCACTGAAGGTCTGATGTTGCGTCAGCTGCCGGGTCAGTTTTGCGTCGGTGAGATGCTTGATTGGGAAGCACCCACCGGCGGCTACCTGCTAACCGCCTGTTATGCCAGCGGGGTAGTCGCCGGCCGTGCTGCGCGCGACTATTTACGTCAACAGTCGCTGCCCTCAATTATCCCCTAA
- a CDS encoding GNAT family N-acetyltransferase, with protein sequence MIKFQPLNAAQFDDYRRYFIADYGQEISLNFRVPLAQALVQAETALAESFPAGKAQPGHHLLSIEIDGDTKQNRSAQQIGYFWLTDTEKTHTVFINDFVIFSELRNKGLGRAAIDALERKLKHQGVTQLKLRVAFENTRALALYQAVGFNITGLNMAKTL encoded by the coding sequence ATGATCAAGTTTCAGCCGCTAAACGCCGCGCAGTTTGACGACTATCGACGTTACTTTATTGCCGACTATGGCCAAGAAATTTCGCTTAACTTTAGAGTGCCATTGGCTCAGGCATTGGTGCAAGCCGAAACCGCGTTAGCAGAGAGTTTTCCGGCCGGCAAGGCCCAGCCGGGCCATCACTTACTCAGCATCGAGATCGATGGCGACACCAAACAGAATAGATCTGCACAGCAGATCGGATATTTTTGGCTCACCGACACTGAAAAAACTCATACCGTATTTATTAATGACTTCGTTATCTTCTCGGAGCTGCGCAATAAAGGTTTGGGTCGAGCGGCTATTGACGCCTTAGAACGGAAATTAAAGCACCAAGGCGTGACGCAACTTAAGCTGAGAGTAGCCTTCGAAAACACCCGGGCCTTGGCTTTGTATCAAGCCGTCGGATTCAATATTACAGGCCTCAACATGGCGAAGACACTCTGA